The following are from one region of the Halomonas qaidamensis genome:
- a CDS encoding DUF5924 family protein has product MGSFFTPARISALQVRVESAVERLKPWSWLWPPIAFGAGLGSFFLVDRQQWLGAALALGLLFAWLLLLTESLMGRWLAKRGHPTLPRGVTTFIAQMIHQETLFFTLPFILVTTVWNSGQTLFALLVIAMAILSIIDPLYYKLAGRWRSLYFIFHAQCVFLVVLVILPIMLQLTTGQSLILALLITVFIALPSFWHLLKKRSLARWCGFFGLTIVLAYAAWLGKIWVPPASLWMTNSALSPALDIQSREPQGSMALTPDAIRSKGLYVYTAIRAPRGLSETIHHVWHHNGELLDEVELAINGGREQGYRAWSHKQNFPESPSGEWRIDIMTDSGQRLGLIRFTVSEDLEKATIADSKIQPSGLSALNLRRFVPGNNSSENDSSTDE; this is encoded by the coding sequence ATGGGTAGTTTCTTTACTCCCGCTCGTATCTCGGCCCTACAAGTACGGGTTGAGAGTGCCGTCGAACGTCTAAAACCCTGGAGCTGGCTGTGGCCACCTATCGCTTTTGGCGCAGGGCTGGGTAGTTTTTTTCTAGTGGATCGCCAACAGTGGTTGGGCGCCGCATTGGCGTTAGGGCTACTTTTTGCCTGGCTGCTATTGCTCACTGAGAGCCTTATGGGGCGCTGGCTTGCTAAACGTGGCCACCCCACCTTGCCCCGCGGGGTCACCACCTTTATCGCCCAAATGATTCACCAGGAAACCCTGTTCTTTACGTTACCGTTCATTCTGGTTACTACCGTGTGGAATAGCGGGCAGACACTCTTTGCATTGTTAGTGATCGCAATGGCAATACTGTCCATCATAGATCCGCTCTACTATAAGCTCGCTGGGCGCTGGCGAAGTCTCTACTTCATTTTTCATGCTCAGTGTGTCTTTTTAGTGGTGCTGGTCATTCTGCCTATTATGCTGCAACTGACAACGGGCCAAAGCTTAATCCTTGCGCTGTTGATTACCGTATTTATCGCACTGCCTAGTTTTTGGCATTTATTAAAAAAGCGTTCGCTAGCGCGCTGGTGCGGTTTCTTTGGGCTCACTATTGTATTGGCCTATGCGGCATGGCTTGGCAAAATTTGGGTGCCTCCCGCCAGTCTATGGATGACAAATAGTGCACTCTCTCCAGCTCTAGATATTCAGAGCCGTGAACCGCAAGGGTCCATGGCGCTTACGCCAGACGCGATTCGCTCTAAAGGTCTTTACGTTTACACCGCTATTAGAGCACCCCGTGGATTAAGCGAGACGATTCATCATGTATGGCACCACAACGGTGAATTGTTAGATGAAGTAGAGCTTGCTATCAACGGAGGACGAGAACAGGGATACCGTGCGTGGAGCCATAAGCAAAATTTCCCTGAATCTCCGTCGGGAGAGTGGCGTATCGATATTATGACGGATAGCGGACAACGGCTGGGGCTGATCCGCTTTACTGTTTCGGAAGATTTGGAAAAAGCCACGATAGCGGACAGTAAGATCCAACCAAGCGGCTTGAGCGCGCTAAATTTGCGCCGCTTTGTACCTGGAAACAACAGCTCTGAAAACGATTCATCAACGGATGAATAA